The stretch of DNA GCAGAGTGAAGGCGGTGAAAGATAAGGGCATGTATTTATGCTGTAGTGCATGTGCCTGCGGGTTGATGAAGCGTCTTTGGTTGTTCAGCTCATTATTAAAGGACAGAATAATGGTCCTCTCTCTGACCTCTGACCAGCAGCGAAGACACAAAGAGTAGTTACTAACACACATGGCCGAGCATTCACAGAAAGACACATACACAGCATCAGACACAGTGTTAGAGAGAGTTAACCCTTGGTTGATCAAAAATAATGGAAAACAGGGTTTATATGCATATAAAAtatcattttcctaattttaaGTTATGTATTTGGAAAAAGTTAGAACATCTGTCCACTACAAAAAAAGGTTAAAGggcacatttcacaagactttttttatgatgtaaaataaatctttggtgtctccagagtatgtatgtgaagttttgtGTGAATAATTTATTATCtgtatgttaaaattgacactttgtaggtgtgatcaaaaatttgccgttttgggtgtgtcctttaaaatgcaaatgagctgatttctgcactaaatggcatttTCCTgattgcagattaaggggcggtattacccccttctgacatcacatggGGACCCAAATTTCAACGCTTGCAGGGAATCATGtcccaaaactaaattactgggttgatctttttcacattttctatgttgatagaagcactggggacccaattatagcacttaaacatgtaaaagtccgattttcatgatgtgtcccctttaaaagttaATACTACAGTGGTGCATCGCCTTCTTTGTTATGAAATATAGAGATGACCTATAGAATATGTGGCCactgtatttaaaagtaatactTTTGATGTAACATCACACCTTGAAAGGTTAATGTCATGCCATGGACCAAAGGGTTAATCAAGAGGATTAACGCTCTTGGAAGtaacatgtttatttacagGCTATACTTGATCACACACATTTGTGTTTACCCACAAACTCACATCAATACAACGCGGCGCCACAGTAACCTAACCGACCTATTTACACACACAATAAATACACCTTTAGCTAAAGGTTAATATTACACACCTTATAAATACATTGTTAGCTAAAAGTTAACATTACACACGGTGCATTGCCTCCtttgttaaaatatataaagatgGCCTATGAAATGATGTGGTTactgtatttaaatataatagTTTTGATGTAACTAAAATGTCATGTCATGAACCAAAGGGTTAATCAAAAGGATTAACGCTCTTGAAAGTAAGTTCTTTTTCAGGCTATACTTGCTCACATTTGTGTTTACCCACAAACTCACACCAATACAACGCAGCATTGTATTGGTGTGAGTTTGTGGGTAAACACAAATGTCAAAGTCACAGTAACCTATTTACACACATAATAAATACACATTTAGCTGACAAAATGCTACATATCCACAAAAGAGGCTCTTGGGTGTTAGAGagtttgatatataaatataaaaaaaacgtgAAAGGAAGAAACCGctaaataaatatttccatATCTAATTTCAATGGTGACGTATGTGCACACCTGAGTTTAAAGAGGTGACTTTAGCCTCATCTGACATGACAGATTTCGAATGGCTTTAAACTGGCTTAGCAGCACAGACACACATAAGTTGTTAAGCTTAACCAAATCACTCTGCACAAAGACGCATTAGCAAGGAAGGAGGGAATCCAGAAAagctctttctttcttctcATGGAAAGCAGCCTGAATGCGTTTAATAGCGAGGGGATTGTAGCGCTCATGAGTATGAAGGTGACACAAACCTGCTGAGTAAGTAACAGAGTAAGGGTGCTACACTGCCAAGATGGAAAATAGAAATGTTTGCGATAAATTACATTACGTTGTATGGAAAtaaaatttgtatgtatttatttgacCTAGCGTACGAGCAACGATAAGACAGCTAAACAAAGAacattaattttgacattgtgAGAGACGAACCTTAGAAGCTCCACAGGAAACTAAATATCGATCGCAGCTCTATTCATTTGCAATCCAGTGGCACTAAAGATATTCTGGGCAGGAGCAGCAAATCATCACGGCATTGCCGTTATGAAATAACAAGCCTTTAGGGCTAAACCTGTCTGTGCATCAAATCTCTTCACTCCAGCGGTAACATCAAAACAATATCTCCACAACAGAATTATGTTCCGTACTCAATTTCCTCATAACGCATTACCTGAAACAATATGAGCGAAGCTAGATTTCAAAAAACGATAGCAAGGCGCTCTCCGGCATCTggcggggaacagatacagacTCATGTTTCATATTATCACCAGTTGTGTTTTCCTTCCCTTCTGTGCTCCCCCCACAGCACAATTCACTCGCTTCTTTGTATGCACACGCATCAACCCATCCGTTCATTTATTGACCTACTGAGATGGAGCGGGAGTGGAGGGGAAGAAAGGCAATAAGTCAGAAGACTATAAGTTGTCTGTCATACCTGAATTACCGACATCCTGTTCACCGGTGTCTCTGTGGTATTCGTGACAGGTCCCGTGAAGCTGGTGTGGCATCCGACGTGCCCTTGAGGAACGCTGAGGTTGTTGGCATTGGGTTTGAGATACATGACCTCGGACCTTGGAGAGCTGAGGGGTAGACGTGTTTGGTAGTCAAAGTACATGGGCGATGTGGCCAGAGATGGGCTGCTCACCACGTTCATGACGTTCATGGTATCTCGCTCCTCCACTTCGCTTTGCACTAGCATGATGTCGTTCTTGTTGATTTTCTTCTTCTTGCCTTTGCCCAGTTGCGGGTGGGTGTACTCGGCAATGCGGCAGTTGTACGTGCGAATCTCCTTGTTTTCGCGTTTACACTTGACCGCGATGGTGATCATAGCCGCCAAGAGCATGATGGAGATGATACTCAGGGTCACTATTAATGGTAGCGACATGTCCCAGTTGTGGTGTTCGGCGTTGATCCGCGGTTCACCCTCCGGTAGGGGGCCTGAGTAGGCTTTGACTATGAGTTTCGCCATGGCGGAGAGCGTTGGTTTGCCATGGTCGGTCACCTTGATGATGAGTTCTACAACAGGTGACACCTCCTCCCACAATGGCTGAGCTGTCCGTACTTCGCCCGTCACCGAATCGATCTCAAACAGGTGTTCCTCGTTCCCGTCCGAGATCTCGTAGGTGAGCCGACCACTCTCGCCGAAGTCATTGTCCACCGCTCTCACCGTGGTGATAATGTGACCGACTCCCACATTTCGTGGTACGTGGATCTCAGCAGTATCGTTCTGAAGTAGCGGGAGCACAATGACGGGAATGTTGTCATTGACATCCAGAACACTCACACGGACAGTGGTGTTGCTCTCCAGGTGAGGATTACCTGAATCTTTTGCCTGGACTTTAAAATCAAAATACTTTGTTTGCTCATAATTGAAACTCCTCAGTGCATAAATGGCACCGTCGGTGGGTTTAATGTTAACATATGTGGTGATAGATTCCTCGCTCACATTAGATGGGAGGAGGGAATAGGACACAGTACCATTTTGGCCCAAATCTGGGTCATGAGCAAGAACCGAGCCCAGGTATTCCCCCGGGATGTTGTTTTCAGGCACCTGAAGCAGATAGACCATTTTTGTGAAGCGAGGTGCGTTATCATTTTCATCTAAGATTTTCACAGTAAAAGACTTGGTTGAGTTCAGGGGCGGGTTGCCATTGTCTTTGGCCACAATAGTGATGTTATACTCATCTTTGACTTCTCTGTCTAGTGGTCTGTCTGTCACCACCGTGTAAAAATTATCATAGTTCTCCTCCAACTTAAAAGGCACATTGCCTAAGATCCTACACTGAAGCTGCCCGTTGCGCCCAGAGTCCTTGTCTGTGACTCTCACAAGAGCGATCACTGTCCCTGGGGCTGCCGCTTCACTAACCGCCCCCTGACGTACTGCCACGAAACCTATAGAGGGCCAGTTGTCATTCCTGTCGAGCACTTTAACGGTGACTTTACAATGGCCAGGAATCGGGTTGGGGCCTTGATCCTTTGCCTGAACATCAATCTCTATAATTGGGTTCTCCTCATAGTCGATTTTACCCTGAATCTTTATGACACCCGTTCGGGGGTCTATTGAAAACAACTCTTTGATCCTGTCTGGAACATAACAGCTGAAGGAATAAGTAACCTGGCCGTTAATCCCTTCATCAGGATCGGTGGCATTTAAATCTATCAATACCATGCCTAGAGGTGAATTCTCAGGAATCTCCACTACATATGAGGGTTGGTCAAACACAGGGCTATTGTCATTGGAATCAGTGACTTTCACATTGATTTGCATTGTCCCTGATTTAGGATATTCCCCTCCGTCAGTGGCAGTAATAATTAAAGTGTGATGGCTACGCTCCTCTCGATCTAAGGACCTCTGAACAACCAATTCAGGGAATTTAGTTCCATCCCCTCTGGATTTCACATCCAGAGAAAATATACTGTAATCATCCCGTGTGATCTGATATGTTTTCAGCCCGTTTTCTCTCGTGTCAGGGTCGTAGGCAGCAGCCAAAGGGAAACGTGTGCCTGGGGCTGCATTTTCAGAAATGTCAATATCGATCTGATCAGAAGGAAAGCTTGGTGCATTATCATTTATATCCTGTATTTCGACTTTAATCATGCAGATCTCCTTGTCATTGGCAAACACTTCCATGGAGAGCTGGCACTTAGAATTTTGTTTACACAGTGTTTCCCTGTCGATCCGCTGTTTTGTGTATAGTAGCCCGCTTTCGGGATCCACATCTATGAGATGTGGCGCAGAGTTCTCCAACACCCGAAAGTTGGATTTTTTTCCCTGCTCCCCCAGTTCCAGCTCGGCATCCTTGGCAATGTTTCCAATGACACCCTGAATTTTCTCCTCGGGTATCGAGTAGTTCAAGTTTTTTAATGTCAGGGCTTGCGCCCATAAAAGTAGGAAAAGGAAAACAGAAAGATGCATCCCTTTCAGTGAGTGTCTCGGGTTTCTGATGCGTTTCTACGCCTCCGACCTGTTGATCTTCCTGGCAAAGTGACGATTTATACCTTCAATTACTGAGCACACATGCCGATtcatgataaaaaatgtataaagtcATTATGTGGGCTTTTCCTTTGAATGCTCTTTTCTGTCCTCCGTGGCAGTGCTTCTTTTATCCAGAGTTTTCACAACAAACGGTGAGGCTGTACAGCTAATTTATATTCTGCTGAACGCCCAGGCGCATTGGAGGCATAATCACAATCCGGTTTCCACAAAGAAATAGCCTTTCTGAGCCTCTTCCCCTgtaataaaaaagacaaaaaaacacTTCTTTTTCAGCAGTGCACAGATCATTACATGCATTATTGCACTTCATCAATTTAATACTGACATCAAGACTAATAAATGGTTTCAAAACACATCTTAGCACGACATATGCagttttttttcctttataGTGTGACTGTAATGAAATGCACATCTAATGCGTAATTTATCATTCCCTGACGAACGACGTGGAGAGCATGTCAATCTAACCTTGAGATGCGTCGGGGCGCTTTACCACTAAATACAGGTGGATGTTCATGTCATTATCCTCCTAACGTGTAGGTTAAGCAATGCGTCAGGATACGCCATGTGGAACGAGTTATCAAGCGTTACGCGCGTCAAACGCACAATTATAAATTAAGGTTTTGCGCAAATCAACACATATACATCGCTTTCTGTATCCATGCGTCCTGAAACAGCTGGGGGCCGTATCCATACCTTAGCTTTCTCCAGGCAACCTCATGCATACAAATGCGTTCAAATAAGCCTCTTAAATCTCTAAAAACGCCATAATCCGATTAAATACATTCAATTCATACATGGTCGAATAaaccacagcaaaaataaaaGACAAACCTGCCTGGTTATGTTATACGTGAATTAAACATAGAGGGCTTCTTAGAATAAGCTGTTGCATCCTTTCCGACCCAGTGCGCATCCAGCAGCTGCACGTTTAACGCGCACGTATGACATCTCAACATTAGAAATCACAGAATGATACTTTTGACCAGAATGTTAATGACAAACACAAACAGACGTACCTGTAGCCTGCTATCCAGTCTAAAGACAACCATCACCAAAGACGGGTTACATCCTTTGTACAAAACCTTTCCAAGCGAGAAAAAAAACTCCGACAGGACTATATGGAAAAATAAAGCGCTCCCCAAAAGTGCGCCTGTAACGTGAGGCAGCGACTCCTCTCACGTATCTCTGATTAGGATGCAGTGACTCTCCTCCGCTCATGCAGTGAGTCACCGGGATTCAGACTAAAGATGCTTTAGGAGCGATATCTTGACCCAAACATATAATACACATCCAGAAGCGTTCAAATCATCAACGAGCAAAGCCTTTTCGTGTACTGCATCGGTGCGGGGTGAGACATCCCCGTGATGAATGCGTCCTTGGGAGACTGTGTACGTCCAGTCCCTAGTGCTGAAGTAAGAGAAATAAACGTAAAGCAAAAAGTCAAAAAGTGTCCAAAGTGTAAAATGTTGATATTAACCGAAAGTGTTCCGTCCAAAGCGACGGCTGTCTTTGCTTGTCACTGAAGCCAGCTGTCAATAACAGTACGGGAAGAGATGCACTATAAACCCCCGGTGTCCCTTCTGCCTCCTCTACGCGTTTCTCTCTCTGACCGCCTCACTCTTTTCTCATAGTGCATTAAACATTGTTACTGATCCGCCGCCAACCAATGAACGGAGGAGGAGGGAGATGACGTGTCCAATCAGAATCGCTAAATTCGaattgtgggcggggcttagaAAGCGGTTCTTTATGTGAGTGATGCGGACGCAGACGGGAGTTTATAAAAGACTCTTTCACTTTGAGAGCCTCGAGCGGGGTTTGAAATCCTTACGTTAAAGAAATTGTTTGTAATTTAATACAACAAGAAACACACATGTGCTCGGTCTGCGTTTAAGCATTTAAGAAGCTTTAAGAACTTCTGTCGACATTATTTCTCACATTatgtcttaaaaaaataaaataaataaatacgcGGATTCTAAAGGTGAATGGCTATTTGTTTTTTCAGTGGTTGTCATTCATTATGTTTACACGTTTAAAAAATAGCAATGACTAACTAGCTGATTTTACACCAACCTATGTGTTAATAATTAATACTTCCAACTCtaaagaaggaaagaaaaagAATTGAATCATTGAGATGTTTTGGATAGATATAATTATTAGTCTATAAATAATTACCTGACCATATATTTTAGTTAATAACAGTATGTAAATGATAAAACTACAACGACTGAATGGGGAAAAACATGAAGCTAGTTACAGAGGTTTGTTAAATCTGCCTTTAACCATTGTGACACATTTACAGCAGGTGTCATTTACTTGTCCTTACGTAGCCTATTTGGCGTGTTTATCCTATAAACAGAAAGTATAGTCTTCCATTGTAAACGGCTTCGTTGAATCTCTCCAAAACATGCAGGCATGTTTTGAAGTATTTTGCATACGTTTGCATtagtgcaaaacaaaaaacagaaaaacaaacatgATAAAAAATGCAAAGAGTGCTTTACGGGCTCTGGCAGGGAGCTGAAGGatgaaaagagaaaaacataCGATGATTTCAGCTCACGACGCCCTCTAGTGGAAACCTTTAAACCCTCAAGTTTCTCTCGTTTGTCCAGTAGTAAGGCATTTGTAAAAATTAAACACTGGTTAAACAGaaatatgcatgtatatatttgatgtattttactgttaatagttcctgtagctcaataaGGTCATCATGGGTTTAACCCTAGGGAACATGAcacataaaatgtataacttgcaTGCACTGTTTGGATAAAAgtctaaatgcataaatgtaaattgaataatatagtatatatatatataattcaaaaatataaattaaaggaatagttcacccagaaatgaaaattctgtaattttctcatcctcatgttgttaaaaTCCTGTATGAATATCTTTTCTCtcatgaacacaaaagaagatatgaagagtttggttccaaaaagaTATGATTATCTAGTTTTTTGCTTGCGGAATTCAATTAATGTCAACCAAACTGCAAtttgttgttttgatttaagccttcataactaaaaaaaaaaaaaaaaatagagtgaagtaaacataataaaaacataatagcataataacataataataaacatgttctgacaaaaatctagttttgaaactcttcatattttgataaatgattgtaagcaTACAGCTGATTGTACCCATTGACCTTCATAGATTAAAAAACAACTACGATcaaattcaatgggtaccatcaactgtatcaaaatatcttctttatcatttatcacaatactttcataATATTTGCTTTACTACTATTGaggtcaatggttacaatcacgTGTGTGCTtagcatcatttatcaaaaatgtagggatgcaccgataggattttttgggccgataccgatttaaacagacaacgtCTGGcagataccgatattaaacacttgtatacattactattggtctattagctagttaaTTTCTGCAACAAAtaattttactgaacatggattggatctgattaacattcaactgaccaacataataagagaggcacaaattaagctaaaacaaatataataagacagcatgacaaccttcaaaggtggtttttactattcagcatttattttattaagaacataaaaaaattgtttacatATAATTGATTTCTTTATggagttaattaataaacaatcggtattggcctttctcgtgctattgccgatacgccgatggtttcaaattcatcaaaaatcggccgataaatataggcggccgatacatcggtgcatcactacaaaaatgtgttcatttgttgtgtacatcagaaaaaaagatattcaaacaggtttaaaacaacatgaggatgagaaaataatgacCGAATATTCAGTTTtggcactgtaaaaaaaattgctgtaattatgcagctggttgccggtaacttactgtagaagataaaggctgaaaatgtttcatattcatttaactttaaacaaactgttgccagtaaataacataaatgtaaaatctacagtaagttagtGGCAGCTAGTTACCAGTAATACCCAGAAATGTAGTACAGTGTATCCCTTTATGTTAAACATTATCAATATCtaaatacactctaaaaaatgctgggttgtttttaacccagggctgggtgaCTATTGGtcagaacacactgctgggttgtttaacccaactgctgggttattgtcaagcaaaccatgttgaaacaacccagcattttttagagtgtatatcaTGAATAAGTATTAAACATCTTGATATTTTAACTCCAAATCCTTTTTTACACGTGTAATTTCAACAAAATCTTAGGTTTAAACTTTGTTGTAAACTCACAGTGCAATCTAGAGATAAAGAAATGTAATCAAGGTACCGCTCATCTCCATTCACTGACGTTGAATCAGTCACGCTCTGTAAGCCACACTGATATGGTCTGTAATAAAAAAACCTGATGCCAGACCTGTGATCTTCTTACTAAAGTCCCGAGGTGTTTATATTGGAGGCTGTCTGTGGCGCGCAGTCCTGAGTCATCATCGGGTGACAAGGGAACTAGTGTCTCGATTCATTGTGAATTCCAGCACACGGCACCTTATTATTCTGGAGATGTTTCTCCATTGTCATTTCATTACAGGGCTGCCTTTCTAAAGCAGGCCGTTTGAAGACTCCCTGTCGCTAATGCCCTTTGATTATGCGCAGATAAGGGGTGCGTTTGATGCCGCTTCAGCTGTAAATCTTCCCGTTCTGGCTCAATACAAGCTGCCTCGTCCTTGACCTTGAATGTGGCCTTTCCTCTTCAAGCACGCTCGAcgatggtgatgatgatgaggtCTGTCGT from Paramisgurnus dabryanus chromosome 14, PD_genome_1.1, whole genome shotgun sequence encodes:
- the pcdh17 gene encoding protocadherin-17, yielding MHLSVFLFLLLWAQALTLKNLNYSIPEEKIQGVIGNIAKDAELELGEQGKKSNFRVLENSAPHLIDVDPESGLLYTKQRIDRETLCKQNSKCQLSMEVFANDKEICMIKVEIQDINDNAPSFPSDQIDIDISENAAPGTRFPLAAAYDPDTRENGLKTYQITRDDYSIFSLDVKSRGDGTKFPELVVQRSLDREERSHHTLIITATDGGEYPKSGTMQINVKVTDSNDNSPVFDQPSYVVEIPENSPLGMVLIDLNATDPDEGINGQVTYSFSCYVPDRIKELFSIDPRTGVIKIQGKIDYEENPIIEIDVQAKDQGPNPIPGHCKVTVKVLDRNDNWPSIGFVAVRQGAVSEAAAPGTVIALVRVTDKDSGRNGQLQCRILGNVPFKLEENYDNFYTVVTDRPLDREVKDEYNITIVAKDNGNPPLNSTKSFTVKILDENDNAPRFTKMVYLLQVPENNIPGEYLGSVLAHDPDLGQNGTVSYSLLPSNVSEESITTYVNIKPTDGAIYALRSFNYEQTKYFDFKVQAKDSGNPHLESNTTVRVSVLDVNDNIPVIVLPLLQNDTAEIHVPRNVGVGHIITTVRAVDNDFGESGRLTYEISDGNEEHLFEIDSVTGEVRTAQPLWEEVSPVVELIIKVTDHGKPTLSAMAKLIVKAYSGPLPEGEPRINAEHHNWDMSLPLIVTLSIISIMLLAAMITIAVKCKRENKEIRTYNCRIAEYTHPQLGKGKKKKINKNDIMLVQSEVEERDTMNVMNVVSSPSLATSPMYFDYQTRLPLSSPRSEVMYLKPNANNLSVPQGHVGCHTSFTGPVTNTTETPVNRMSVIQTDNFPAESNYMGNRQQFVQSSSTFKDPERASLRDSGHGDSDQADSDQDTNKGSCCDMSAKEALKMKATGLKPQPLEQDEDCVNCTDECRVLGHSDRCWMPQFPAAGAGGAGTPQAEGSDYRTNLFVPAGMEAVAVETEPYETVCNPNGKKTFCTFGKERRDHTILVANVKPYLKTKRALSPLLQEVPSASCSPSKGCNTGSPCSSAKGMGDGAEGKPSTSHFGPPDGQYISPNKQNKEQGYSTLPSSDPVAKVLAEARSRISQETAVNMDCVLEQGGGEMGRGTMDADQVVRDIDKLLQDCRGSENTPIRK